The genomic interval CGTCCGCGGTGGCGTCGGCGTCGACGGTGGTACCGAGGTCGCTGAGCGAGGCGGTGGCCTCGACGTCCCCGGTGACCGAGACGGTGGTCTGCTGGGCGAGACCGGAGACGAGCTCGGAGATCTGGGCGCGGGTCATGCCCGCGACGTCCCGCCCGACGACGGTGGTGCCGGGCACCGCCTTGTCGGCGTAGTACGCGGCGTAGGCGTAGCCGCTGGTACCGACGCCGACGAGCACCAGCAGGCAGGCGGCGGCGACCCACAGGGGCCAGCGGCGGCGGGTCCTGCGGTCGGGGGCAGCGGCGGGGGAGGTCTGAGCGTCGGCCTTCTGGGCGACGGCGAGGACGGCGGCGACCTGAGTGGCGGCCTGAGCGCCGGTCGTCTCCGGGGTGGGCTCGGCAGCGGCCACCTGGGCGGTGGTGAGGACTGTGGTCTCCTCGGCGGGAGTCTCAGCGGCGGGTTCCTCGGCGGCAACGAGGACGGTGGCCGCCTCGGTGGGAGCCTCCTGGGTGGCAGCGAGGACGGTGGTCTCCTCGGCGGGAGTCTCAGCGGCGGGCTCCTCGGGTGCGGGCTGCGCCGGGGCAGCCTCCTCGGGGGCGGGCAGGACGGGGGCGCGAGGTACGGTCGCCGTCGTCGTTCCGTAAGGGGTACTCATGACGGCGGTCTCGACGCCCTCAAGGGCCTGCTTGGTCCCGTCGGCGCGGAGTTCTTCGTCTCGCATGCCTATCCTTCCGGACGCGCAGCACCGCGGTGGGGCAGCGCTCCTGACTGAGGCCCAGCACGATCGCCGCCGGGCACTTGGTCCCATGAGACCGGGCCGACCCCGCAATGTCAACGATATGTGTCCGGATACGCTTGTGATGTCGCTCGGTGATGTCTCTGGACAACGCGTTGTCCCCAGAACAACCCGTGTGCTTCACCTCGGTTGTCCTGGTGCACGTGGGTTGTCCCCACACCGGGTAGTCCCGTACCCACAGGACCGACGGTTGTTCTGGCGCACGTGGATTGTCCATCGGCCTGCCGGGTGGGGTGGCACGCTCGTGGCGGCGGGCGGCGCCGGGGATCGCCGTCGGACCTCACCGGCCACGGCGGGAGCACGGGGGACTCGTGGCTAGACTCACCCTCATGTCTGCCATCTCCAAGGACGAGGTCGCCCGCGTCGCCGCCCTCGCACGCGTGGCTCTGACGGATGAGGAGGTGACGCGCCTGGCCGGTGAGCTGGACGCCGTCGCCTCCTCCTTCGCCCGGGTCACGAGCGTCGTCACGCCCGACCTGCCCGCCACCTCCCACCCGGTCCCGCTCACCAACGTGCTGCGCGAGGACGTGCCCGGCCCTACCCTCGACGTCGACGAGCTCCTCGCCGGCGCCCCCGCGGCCCAGGACTCCATGTTCCTCGTTCCGCAGATCCTCGGGGAGGACTCCGCCTCATGACCGCCCTCATCACCGCCACCGCGGCCGAGCAGGCCGCGGCGCTCGCCGCTGGAGAGGTCTCCTCGCGCGAGCTGACCCAGGCCCACCTCGAGCGCATCGCCGTCGTCGACGGCGCCGTCAACGCCTTCCTCGACGTCGACGCCGACCGTGCCCTGGCCGACGCGGACGCCGCCGACGCCGCCCGCCGTGACGGTACCGCCACGAGCGAGCTCACCGGTGTGCCGGTGGCCGTCAAGGACCTCTTCGTCACCCGCGGCCAGGTCACGACCGCCGCCTCACGGATCCTTGAGGGCTGGGTGCCCCCCTACGACGCCACCGCGGTCACGAACCTGCGCGGCGCGCACCTGCCGATCCTGGGCAAGACCAACCTCGACGAGTTCGCCATGGGCGGTTCCACCGAGCACTCCGCCTTCGGGCGCACGGCGAACCCGTGGGATCTGGGGCGCATCCCGGGTGGCTCATCCGGCGGCTCCGCGGCCGCCGTCGGCGCCTACGAGGCCCCCCTGGCACTGGGCACGGACACCGGCGGCTCGATCCGCCAGCCCGCCGCCGTCACCGGCACCGTCGGCGTCAAGCCCACCTACGGCACGGTCTCGCGCTTCGGCGTTATCGCCATGGCCTCCTCGCTGGACACGCCCGGCCCCATGGCCCGCACCGTCCTGGACACGGCCCTGCTGCACGATGTCATCGCCTCTTACGACCCGCTCGACTCGACGTCGCTGACCGATGCCCCGCGCGGCATGGCGGCTGTTGTGCGTGCTGCCCAGCAGGGGCGCGACCTTACCGGCACCCGGGTTGGTGTCATCGCCGAGCTCGACGGCGGCCACGCCTACCAGGCCGGCGTCATGGACTCCTTCCACGCCGCCCTGGCCCTGCTCGAGGAGGCGGGCGCGAGCATCGAGACGGTCAGCCTGCCGAACCTCGAGTACGCCCTCGACGCCTACTACCTCATCATGCCCGCCGAGGTCTCCTCCAACCTCGCCCGCTACGACGGCATGCGCTACGGCCTGCGCGTGGAGCCCACCGAGGGGCCGGTCACCGCCGAGACGGTCATGGCCGCCACCCGCGGCGCCGGCTTCGGGGACGAGGCTAAGCGTCGCATCATCCTGGGCACCCACGTGCTCAGCGCAGGCTACTACGACGCCTACTACGGCAGCGCCCAGAAGGTGCGCACCCTCGTCCAGCGCGACCTCAATGCCGCCTTCGCCGACTTCGACGTCCTGGTCTCGCCGACCTCGCCGGTCACGGCCTACCGCTTCGGTGAGAAGGACGACCCGATGGCGATGTACGCCCTCGACGTCACCACCATCCCCGCCAACCTGGCCGGGATTCCGGGCATGAGCCTGCCCTCCGGGCTGTCCGACGACGCCCTGCCCGTCGGCTTCCAGATCCTGGCCCCCCAGCGGGCCGACGACCGTCTCTACCGCGTGGGCGCCGTCCTGGAGGCCGCGCTCGAGGAGCGCTGGGGCGGGCGCCTGCTGGATCACGCTCCGGTCCTGAACGAGGCCGCCGTCGCGGGCGTGCGCAACAAGAAGGAGGCCTGAGATGGCTGAAGAGCTCATGGACTTCGACGAGGCTGTGCGCCGCTATGACCCGGTCATCGGCCTCGAGGTGCATGTCGAGTTGGGCACGGCAACGAAGATGTTCGACGCCGCCCCGGTCGCCTTCGGTGGCGAGCCGAACTCCCGTGTGACCCCGACGAGCGTGGGGCTGCCCGGCTCCCTGCCGGTGGTCAACAAGAAGGGCGTCGAGTACGCCATCCGCATCGGCCTGGCGCTGGGCTGCCAGATCAGCGAGCACTCGCGCTTCGCCCGGAAGAACTACTTCTACCCGGACCTCGCCAAGGACTTCCAGACCTCGCAGTCCGACGAGCCGATCGCCTTCGACGGTGCCCTCGAGATCGAGCTGGAGGACGGCACGTTCTTCACGGTCCCGATCGAGCGCGCCCACATGGAGGAGGACGCCGGCAAGAACACCCACGTGGGTGGTGCCGACGGCCGCATCGAGGGCGCCGACTACTCGCTCGTGGATTACAACCGCGCGGGCGTGCCGCTCATCGAGATTGTCTCGCGCCCGATCGAGGGCACGGGTGCGCGCGCACCTCAGATCGCCGCGACCTACGTGCGGACCCTGCGTGACATCTTTAGGGCCCTGGGCGTCTCGGAGGCCCGCATGGAGCGCGGCAACGTGCGCGCCGATGTCAACGTCTCACTGCGCGAGTCCTCCGACGCCCCGCTGGGCACGCGCACCGAGACGAAGAACGTCAACACCTTCCGTTCCATCGAGCAGCACGTGCGCTACGAGATCCAGCGGCAGGCCGCGATCCTCGCCGCCGGGGGAGCGGTCCTGCAGGAGACGCGTCACGGCCAGGCCGACGGCACCACCCGCCCCGGTCGTGTGAAGTCCGACGCCGACGACTACCGCTACTTCCCCGAGCCCGATCTCGTGCCCGTGGCTCCCAGCCGCGAGTGGGTCGAGCAGATCCGTGCGGCGCTGCCGGAGATGCCGGCCGCCAAGCGCCGTCGTCTCAAGGGCGAGTGGGGTCTGGCGGATGAGGAGATGCGCGACGTCGTCAACGCCGGTGCGCTCGACCTCATCGAGGCCACGGCCCTGGCCGGCTGCTCCGGGCAGGCGGCCCGCAAGTGGTGGATGGGTGAGCTGGCCCGTGCCGCCAAGGATCGTGAGATCGCGCTCGAGGAGCTGCCGGTGACGCCGGGGCAGGTGGCCCAGCTGCAGGCGCTGGTCGATGAGGGCCGGCTGACGGACAAGCTGGCCCGCCAGGTCCTTGAGGGCGTTCTCGACGGCGAGGGTGATCCCCAGCAGGTGGTCGAGGCCCGTGGGCTTGAGGTCGTTTCCGACGACTCCGCCCTGCTGGCCGCGGTGGACGAGGCCCTGGCCGCCAACCCTGACGTCGCGGACAAGATCCGTGGCGGCAAGGTCCAGGCCGCCGGTGCGATCGTCGGTGCGGTGATGAAGGCGACCCGGGGGCAGGCCGATGCCAAGCGGGTGCGTGAGCTCGTCATGGAGCGCGTGGGGGCCTGAGGCTCGCGCCTGGGTCCGGCACCGTGTACGAGGGCTGTGCGCCCGTCCGGTACATGTACCGGACGGGCGCACAGTCTTGTGTCCCAGCACGTCGTCCTGGTCTTCTATCCCAGGTGTCGGGGCCGGGCCGGTGCCGACGTCGAGGTGCTCGTCCCCACCCACCCTTTCGCCCCAGGTGCCGGGACCGGGCCGGTGCCGAACTGGTGCACGGTGTTCCTTCTGTCTCGGATGAAGACTTCCCGGTCGCCGTCGGGACACCTCCCATTACGCTGAGAACGTTCATCAGGACACCACAGAACCAGGAAGACACATGGCTCAGCCCGGACCCAGTTACACCGTCGCCCTCCACCTGGAGGTCCCCGCGTCCCAGAAGGCGATTGCCACCCTGGTGGACAGGGCCTCCTCGACGGGGGCCATCGTCAACGGCGTGGACGTGGCCGACGCCGACGGCGACGTCCTCATCGTCGATCTGACGGCGGACACCCGCGACTCCGCGCACCGTCAGGAGCTCGTCGAGGCGCTGCGCAGCCTGGAGGGGGTGACGGTCCACAACGTTGGCGACTCCACCTTCCTCGCTCATGTCGGCGGCAAGCTGGAGATCGCCCCGCGCACCGCGATCCGCAACCGACGCGACCTCGCCCGGGTCTACACCCCCGGCGTTGCCCGCGTGTGCAAGGCGATCCACGACCACCCCGAGAGGGCCCGGCACCTGACGATCAAGAAGAACACGGTCGCCGTCGTCACGGACGGCACCGCCGTCCTCGGGCTGGGAGACATCGGCCCCGCGGCCGCGATGCCCGTCATGGAGGGCAAGGCCGTCCTGTTCAAGCAGTTCGGCGACGTCGATGCCTGGCCGGTGGCGCTGGACACCAAGGATCCCGACGAGATCGTCAGCATCGTCAAGGCCATTGCCCCGGCCTACGGCGGCATCAACCTCGAGGACATCGCCGCCCCTAAGTGCTTCGACATTGAGGAGCGGCTCAAGGCCGAGCTCGGCATCCCCGTCTTCCACGACGACCAGCACGGCACCGCCATCGTCACCCTTGCCGCGCTCATCAACGCCCTGAAGATCGTCGACAAGAGGATCGAGGACGTGCGCATCGTCCTGTCGGGCGTGGGGGCCGCGGGCACCGCCATCGCCAAGCTGCTCATGGCTCACGGCGCGCGCGACATCGTCGGCTACGGCCGCGACGGCGCCCTTGACGGGCACAACACGGAGGGCATGAACCAGCACCGCAGGTGGCTCGCTGAGAACACCAACCCGCGTCACGTCACGGGTTCTCTCAAGGAGGGGCTGGTTGGAGCGGACGTCTTCATCGGTGTGTCCTCCGGCAACCTGCTCCA from Actinomyces respiraculi carries:
- a CDS encoding NAD-dependent malic enzyme, coding for MAQPGPSYTVALHLEVPASQKAIATLVDRASSTGAIVNGVDVADADGDVLIVDLTADTRDSAHRQELVEALRSLEGVTVHNVGDSTFLAHVGGKLEIAPRTAIRNRRDLARVYTPGVARVCKAIHDHPERARHLTIKKNTVAVVTDGTAVLGLGDIGPAAAMPVMEGKAVLFKQFGDVDAWPVALDTKDPDEIVSIVKAIAPAYGGINLEDIAAPKCFDIEERLKAELGIPVFHDDQHGTAIVTLAALINALKIVDKRIEDVRIVLSGVGAAGTAIAKLLMAHGARDIVGYGRDGALDGHNTEGMNQHRRWLAENTNPRHVTGSLKEGLVGADVFIGVSSGNLLQPEDLDVMADNPIVFAMANPVPEVDPVGTAGRAAVLATGRSDFPNQINNVLVFPGLFRGLLDTGLTDISMNLMRAAATGIAGVIAEAELSPVYIIPGAFDTRVAGAVAEAVRQFANA
- the gatA gene encoding Asp-tRNA(Asn)/Glu-tRNA(Gln) amidotransferase subunit GatA, which produces MTALITATAAEQAAALAAGEVSSRELTQAHLERIAVVDGAVNAFLDVDADRALADADAADAARRDGTATSELTGVPVAVKDLFVTRGQVTTAASRILEGWVPPYDATAVTNLRGAHLPILGKTNLDEFAMGGSTEHSAFGRTANPWDLGRIPGGSSGGSAAAVGAYEAPLALGTDTGGSIRQPAAVTGTVGVKPTYGTVSRFGVIAMASSLDTPGPMARTVLDTALLHDVIASYDPLDSTSLTDAPRGMAAVVRAAQQGRDLTGTRVGVIAELDGGHAYQAGVMDSFHAALALLEEAGASIETVSLPNLEYALDAYYLIMPAEVSSNLARYDGMRYGLRVEPTEGPVTAETVMAATRGAGFGDEAKRRIILGTHVLSAGYYDAYYGSAQKVRTLVQRDLNAAFADFDVLVSPTSPVTAYRFGEKDDPMAMYALDVTTIPANLAGIPGMSLPSGLSDDALPVGFQILAPQRADDRLYRVGAVLEAALEERWGGRLLDHAPVLNEAAVAGVRNKKEA
- the gatB gene encoding Asp-tRNA(Asn)/Glu-tRNA(Gln) amidotransferase subunit GatB, which produces MAEELMDFDEAVRRYDPVIGLEVHVELGTATKMFDAAPVAFGGEPNSRVTPTSVGLPGSLPVVNKKGVEYAIRIGLALGCQISEHSRFARKNYFYPDLAKDFQTSQSDEPIAFDGALEIELEDGTFFTVPIERAHMEEDAGKNTHVGGADGRIEGADYSLVDYNRAGVPLIEIVSRPIEGTGARAPQIAATYVRTLRDIFRALGVSEARMERGNVRADVNVSLRESSDAPLGTRTETKNVNTFRSIEQHVRYEIQRQAAILAAGGAVLQETRHGQADGTTRPGRVKSDADDYRYFPEPDLVPVAPSREWVEQIRAALPEMPAAKRRRLKGEWGLADEEMRDVVNAGALDLIEATALAGCSGQAARKWWMGELARAAKDREIALEELPVTPGQVAQLQALVDEGRLTDKLARQVLEGVLDGEGDPQQVVEARGLEVVSDDSALLAAVDEALAANPDVADKIRGGKVQAAGAIVGAVMKATRGQADAKRVRELVMERVGA
- the gatC gene encoding Asp-tRNA(Asn)/Glu-tRNA(Gln) amidotransferase subunit GatC, whose protein sequence is MSAISKDEVARVAALARVALTDEEVTRLAGELDAVASSFARVTSVVTPDLPATSHPVPLTNVLREDVPGPTLDVDELLAGAPAAQDSMFLVPQILGEDSAS